The proteins below are encoded in one region of Methanofollis aquaemaris:
- a CDS encoding DNA topoisomerase I, whose protein sequence is MRLIVAEKNISARRVAAILAEDQRVATKKEGGVDTYSFGDTTVVGLKGHVVEVDFEPGYTNWRSAERPPRSLIDAGTVKRPTEKKIVALLQKMAKKADQVIIATDFDAEGELIGKEALELVQAVNPRVPILRARFSAITPQEIRRAFAEPTELDFALAAAGESRQIIDLVWGASLTRFISIAARRGGANILSVGRVQSPTLAMIVDREREIERFVPEPYWMLTLQTEKDHTPLELRHTAGRFTDRDEAFGAKERTKDPLTVTEVKEGVKHDRAPTPFDTTALLVAAGRVGISAANAMRIAEDLYMNGFISYPRTDNTVYPATLDLDEVLGMLTKTAFANETRWVEKHRRPTPTRGKKSSTDHPPIHPTGPATREQLGEDRWKLYELVVRRFLATLSPDAEWATMKVNFDAGGEPYTATGGRLKEEGWRRVYPYSRAAERIIPVCTVGERLPILSVDLEEKETQPPPRYTQSRLIQTMEELGLGTKSTRHEVIQKLISRRYVQDGPLRPTLVGRAVIESLEAHADTITRPDMTRTLEAHMQLIKERKKSGEDVVNESRGMLHSVFEGLEAHEDQIGEGIIDRTVAERTIGPCPVCGKDLQLRQAHGASQFIGCSGYPECTFNISLPGVMWGKAIRVEKVCEEHGLSHVRLIRKGARPWDIGCPLCSHIESNAETLRMMPSMSPGLLAELQARHIYTVPEIARMTPEDLAGRLGIGTKTAATLVAEANDVLDLLRRRSEMKKFIRAEVPPRRRRSHAKIAKQLIEAGIDDIQSLGGAKPGLLKKAGLSDEETEHLLTRAREVNSEKRLKEAGLPAVSVKKYVAAGISGPEDFAALHPAYISAVSGVRVETVWKHAQTACEALGREPPEKITQKKLESGKKELLQVSGIGEATIERLYLAGITDAASLAAADPKEAAAKSGIAVEKIRAYVASISTERKTKK, encoded by the coding sequence GTGCGCCTCATCGTCGCAGAGAAGAACATCTCGGCGCGGCGGGTCGCCGCCATCCTGGCGGAAGACCAGAGAGTCGCCACGAAGAAGGAGGGAGGTGTCGACACCTACTCCTTTGGCGACACCACTGTCGTGGGGCTGAAGGGGCACGTCGTCGAGGTCGACTTCGAACCTGGCTATACCAACTGGCGCTCTGCAGAACGGCCGCCGCGGAGCCTCATCGACGCCGGCACCGTCAAACGTCCGACCGAGAAGAAGATCGTCGCTCTCCTCCAGAAAATGGCGAAGAAAGCCGACCAGGTCATCATCGCCACCGATTTCGATGCCGAGGGCGAACTGATCGGCAAAGAGGCCCTGGAACTGGTGCAGGCGGTCAACCCGAGGGTGCCGATCCTGAGGGCCAGGTTCTCGGCCATCACCCCGCAGGAGATCAGGCGGGCCTTTGCCGAACCGACCGAACTCGACTTTGCCCTGGCCGCCGCGGGCGAGTCGCGCCAGATCATCGACCTGGTCTGGGGCGCCTCCCTCACCAGGTTCATCTCCATCGCCGCCAGACGAGGGGGAGCAAATATCCTCTCGGTCGGCCGGGTCCAGAGCCCGACGCTCGCGATGATCGTCGACCGGGAGAGAGAGATCGAGCGGTTCGTCCCCGAGCCGTACTGGATGCTCACCCTCCAGACCGAGAAGGACCACACACCCCTCGAACTCCGTCACACCGCCGGGCGGTTCACCGACCGCGACGAGGCATTCGGAGCAAAGGAGCGGACAAAAGATCCGCTCACCGTCACCGAGGTGAAAGAGGGGGTCAAACACGACCGGGCCCCGACGCCCTTCGATACGACCGCTCTCCTGGTCGCCGCCGGAAGAGTCGGGATCTCCGCGGCGAACGCGATGCGGATCGCCGAAGACCTGTACATGAACGGGTTCATCTCGTACCCGAGGACCGACAACACCGTCTACCCGGCCACCCTCGACCTTGACGAGGTGCTCGGGATGCTCACGAAAACGGCCTTCGCCAACGAGACGCGGTGGGTCGAGAAACACCGGCGGCCGACACCGACGCGGGGCAAGAAGTCGAGCACCGACCACCCGCCAATCCACCCGACCGGCCCGGCGACAAGGGAACAACTCGGCGAAGACCGGTGGAAACTCTACGAACTCGTGGTAAGAAGGTTCCTTGCCACCCTCTCCCCCGACGCCGAGTGGGCCACCATGAAGGTGAACTTCGACGCCGGCGGCGAGCCGTACACCGCCACCGGCGGACGGCTGAAAGAGGAGGGGTGGCGGCGGGTCTACCCATACAGCAGGGCGGCCGAGCGGATCATTCCGGTCTGCACGGTCGGCGAACGTCTCCCCATCCTCTCGGTCGACCTCGAAGAGAAGGAGACCCAGCCCCCACCGCGCTACACCCAGAGCCGGCTCATCCAGACAATGGAAGAACTCGGCCTCGGCACGAAGAGCACCCGCCACGAGGTGATCCAGAAACTCATCTCCCGGCGGTACGTGCAGGACGGCCCCCTGCGCCCCACCCTGGTGGGCCGGGCGGTGATCGAGTCGCTGGAAGCCCATGCCGACACCATCACCAGGCCTGACATGACCCGGACGCTCGAAGCCCACATGCAGTTGATCAAGGAGCGCAAAAAGAGCGGGGAAGATGTCGTCAACGAGTCCAGAGGGATGCTCCACTCGGTCTTCGAAGGGCTCGAAGCACACGAGGATCAGATCGGGGAAGGCATCATCGACCGGACGGTCGCGGAGCGTACCATCGGCCCCTGTCCGGTCTGCGGCAAAGACCTCCAGCTCCGCCAGGCCCACGGGGCCTCGCAGTTCATCGGTTGCTCGGGGTACCCTGAGTGCACCTTCAACATCAGCCTCCCCGGCGTCATGTGGGGCAAGGCCATCCGCGTCGAGAAGGTCTGCGAAGAGCATGGCCTCAGCCATGTCAGGCTGATCAGGAAGGGGGCGCGCCCCTGGGACATCGGCTGTCCCCTCTGCTCGCATATCGAGTCCAATGCGGAGACGTTGCGCATGATGCCCTCGATGAGCCCCGGTCTCCTCGCCGAACTCCAGGCCCGCCACATCTACACCGTGCCCGAGATCGCCAGGATGACCCCCGAAGACCTGGCCGGACGGCTCGGGATCGGGACAAAGACAGCGGCAACCCTGGTCGCCGAGGCGAACGACGTCCTCGACCTCCTCCGCCGACGTTCGGAGATGAAGAAGTTCATCCGCGCCGAGGTTCCGCCGCGCCGCCGACGGAGCCATGCGAAGATCGCAAAGCAGTTGATCGAAGCAGGCATCGACGACATCCAGAGCCTCGGCGGGGCGAAACCCGGACTCCTGAAAAAAGCCGGGCTCTCCGACGAGGAGACCGAACACCTCCTGACCAGGGCGCGGGAGGTCAACAGCGAAAAACGGCTGAAAGAGGCCGGTCTGCCGGCGGTCAGCGTCAAGAAGTATGTCGCCGCCGGGATCTCGGGCCCCGAGGACTTTGCCGCTCTCCACCCGGCCTACATCAGCGCGGTCAGCGGGGTGCGGGTGGAGACGGTCTGGAAGCACGCCCAGACCGCCTGCGAAGCGCTCGGCCGTGAGCCCCCTGAGAAGATCACCCAGAAGAAACTCGAAAGCGGGAAGAAGGAACTTCTCCAGGTGTCGGGCATCGGCGAGGCGACGATCGAGAGACTCTACCTCGCCGGGATCACCGACGCCGCCTCCCTCGCCGCCGCCGACCCCAAAGAGGCCGCCGCAAAGTCGGGGATCGCCGTCGAGAAGATCCGGGCCTACGTGGCATCTATATCGACAGAACGCAAAACAAAGAAGTAA
- the gatB gene encoding Asp-tRNA(Asn)/Glu-tRNA(Gln) amidotransferase subunit GatB has translation MSTQHTDVIIGLEIHCQLNTQTKLFCGCSTDYKEDGPNTHVCPVCIGLPGAMPMVNKKAVEYALRVAKALNLEVLEESEFARKNYFYPDLPKGYQITMYDRPLAERGILEIEDDEGKEKKIRITRIHLEEDPGKLVHMGGVGRARYTLVDYNRSGIPLIEIVTEPDLRSPKEARRFLNKLRATLEYLGIFDGEREGALRVDANISIKGSERVEVKNITSYKGVEKALTFEITRQKSLIRRGAQVERETRHFQEGRGITTSARSKETETDYRYFPEPDLRPLRVQDWVAKIALPELPDARRDRFMSQYGLSLNHARTLTGDLRLAEFYEALAAKAEPVLAATWTADTLQGELNYRDMPVTTVPLDHFADLVNLAGAGEVTDRVAVDVLRKLLDAVLEGRSPAMPSAYVQEQNLGKGDASAFAAVVDEVIAENEQAVADYRAGKASALNFLLGQVMKKTRGKADPREITPMIAARISTEEGS, from the coding sequence ATGAGCACGCAGCACACCGACGTCATCATCGGGCTCGAGATCCACTGTCAGTTGAACACGCAGACCAAACTCTTCTGCGGATGTTCGACCGACTACAAAGAGGACGGCCCGAACACCCACGTCTGCCCGGTCTGCATCGGTCTGCCGGGCGCGATGCCGATGGTCAACAAAAAGGCCGTCGAGTACGCCCTCAGGGTCGCCAAGGCCCTCAACCTCGAAGTCCTCGAAGAGTCGGAGTTTGCCAGGAAGAACTACTTCTACCCCGACCTCCCGAAGGGCTACCAGATCACGATGTACGACCGGCCGCTTGCCGAGCGAGGCATCCTTGAGATCGAGGACGACGAGGGCAAGGAGAAGAAGATCAGGATCACCAGGATCCACCTCGAAGAAGACCCCGGCAAACTCGTGCACATGGGCGGGGTCGGCAGGGCCAGGTACACCCTGGTCGACTACAACCGGAGCGGGATCCCGCTCATCGAGATCGTCACCGAGCCCGATCTCCGCTCGCCAAAGGAGGCGCGGCGGTTCCTCAACAAACTCAGGGCCACCCTGGAGTACCTCGGCATCTTCGACGGCGAACGCGAGGGTGCCCTCCGTGTGGACGCCAACATCTCCATCAAAGGCTCCGAGCGGGTCGAGGTGAAGAACATCACCTCATACAAGGGCGTGGAGAAGGCGCTCACTTTCGAGATCACCAGACAGAAGAGCCTCATCCGCCGCGGCGCCCAGGTCGAACGCGAGACCCGCCACTTCCAGGAAGGCCGCGGGATCACCACCTCGGCCAGGTCCAAGGAGACCGAGACCGACTACCGTTACTTCCCCGAACCCGACCTCCGCCCCCTGCGGGTGCAGGACTGGGTGGCCAAAATCGCCCTTCCCGAACTCCCCGACGCACGGCGCGACCGGTTCATGAGCCAGTACGGTCTCTCCCTCAACCACGCGAGGACGCTCACCGGCGACCTCCGTCTCGCCGAGTTCTACGAGGCCCTGGCCGCAAAGGCCGAGCCGGTGCTCGCGGCCACCTGGACCGCGGACACGCTCCAGGGCGAACTGAACTACCGGGACATGCCGGTCACGACGGTGCCCCTCGACCACTTCGCCGACCTGGTCAACCTCGCCGGCGCCGGCGAGGTCACCGACCGCGTCGCCGTCGATGTGCTCAGAAAACTCCTCGACGCCGTCCTCGAAGGCCGGAGCCCGGCGATGCCCTCCGCGTACGTTCAAGAGCAGAACCTGGGCAAGGGCGACGCCTCGGCCTTCGCCGCCGTCGTCGACGAGGTGATCGCCGAGAACGAACAGGCGGTCGCCGACTATAGAGCCGGGAAAGCCTCCGCCCTCAACTTCCTGCTCGGACAGGTGATGAAAAAGACCAGGGGCAAGGCCGACCCCAGAGAGATCACTCCTATGATCGCCGCCCGTATCTCCACTGAGGAGGGGTCATAG
- the gatA gene encoding Asp-tRNA(Asn)/Glu-tRNA(Gln) amidotransferase subunit GatA encodes MGIVTFDAEDRWNAFVTVCRNVEHQDDGPLAGVRIAVKDNISTAGTQTTCGSAILKGYVPPYDAHVVTLLREAGAAIVGKTNMDEFGMGTTTESSAYGPTTNPVDMSRVPGGSSGGSAAAIAGGLVDMALGTDTGGSIRCPAAFCGIVGLKPTYGRTSRYGLIAYANSLEGVGPMGRTVRDVSRLFSAIAGHDPRDATSLDRPYDHTPTPEVKGLRIGVPAEFFGKGVDPAVAAQVRAAIERFTELGAEVVECTMPSMQYALAAYYVTCTCEASSNLARFDGVRYGPGADTIRSWHDAYQDHRKEHFGAEVRRRIMLGAFALSAGYYGKYYGKAQAARKNVREDFARLFADVDIVAGPTMPTTAFRLGEKSDPLSMYLADILTVPANLAGVPAISVPCGTVDNLPVGLQLIGPHFGEERIIDAAAAFEEVRA; translated from the coding sequence ATGGGAATCGTCACCTTCGACGCAGAAGACCGCTGGAACGCCTTCGTCACCGTCTGCCGAAATGTTGAACACCAGGACGACGGACCCCTCGCCGGGGTCAGGATCGCCGTCAAGGACAACATCTCCACCGCCGGGACCCAGACCACCTGCGGCTCCGCCATCCTCAAGGGCTATGTCCCGCCATACGACGCCCACGTCGTCACCCTCCTCAGGGAGGCCGGGGCCGCCATCGTCGGCAAGACCAACATGGACGAGTTCGGGATGGGGACCACCACCGAGTCGAGCGCCTACGGCCCGACCACCAACCCGGTCGACATGAGCAGAGTGCCGGGCGGCTCGTCGGGCGGGAGCGCCGCGGCCATCGCCGGCGGTCTCGTCGACATGGCCCTCGGCACCGACACCGGCGGCTCGATCCGGTGCCCGGCCGCCTTCTGCGGGATCGTCGGGCTCAAACCCACCTACGGCCGGACCTCCCGGTACGGGCTCATCGCCTACGCCAACTCGCTCGAAGGCGTCGGGCCGATGGGGCGGACCGTCAGGGACGTCTCACGACTCTTCTCGGCCATCGCCGGGCACGACCCCCGCGACGCCACTTCCCTGGACCGCCCGTACGACCACACCCCCACCCCCGAGGTGAAGGGCCTGCGGATCGGCGTCCCGGCCGAGTTCTTCGGGAAGGGCGTCGACCCCGCCGTCGCCGCACAGGTGCGGGCGGCCATCGAGAGGTTCACCGAACTCGGCGCCGAGGTTGTCGAGTGCACGATGCCGAGCATGCAGTACGCCCTCGCCGCGTACTACGTCACCTGCACCTGCGAGGCCTCCTCGAACCTGGCCCGTTTCGACGGCGTCAGGTACGGGCCGGGTGCGGACACCATCCGCTCCTGGCACGACGCCTACCAGGACCACCGCAAAGAGCACTTCGGCGCCGAGGTCCGCCGGCGGATCATGCTCGGGGCCTTCGCCCTCTCCGCCGGGTACTACGGCAAATACTACGGCAAGGCCCAGGCGGCCAGGAAGAACGTGAGAGAAGATTTCGCCCGCCTCTTCGCCGACGTCGACATCGTCGCCGGCCCGACGATGCCGACGACCGCCTTCAGACTCGGCGAGAAGAGCGACCCGCTCTCGATGTACCTCGCCGACATCCTCACCGTCCCGGCCAACCTCGCGGGCGTGCCGGCGATCTCGGTGCCCTGCGGCACCGTCGACAACCTCCCGGTCGGACTGCAACTCATCGGCCCACACTTCGGGGAGGAGCGGATCATCGATGCCGCCGCCGCCTTCGAGGAGGTGCGGGCATGA
- the gatC gene encoding Asp-tRNA(Asn)/Glu-tRNA(Gln) amidotransferase subunit GatC, giving the protein MVSETEVAHIAILADIGISSEELAEFTGQFNAILDYFDLLDQVEAGERPEAGTTNVFRDDEVVASLPLDDILKIAGESEDGYIKAPRVVL; this is encoded by the coding sequence ATGGTTTCTGAAACTGAGGTAGCACATATCGCAATACTCGCAGATATCGGGATATCCAGCGAAGAACTCGCCGAATTCACCGGGCAGTTCAACGCAATCCTGGACTATTTCGACCTCCTCGACCAGGTGGAGGCCGGTGAAAGACCAGAGGCCGGGACGACCAACGTCTTCAGAGACGACGAAGTCGTCGCCTCCCTCCCCCTCGACGACATCCTGAAGATCGCCGGCGAGTCGGAAGACGGTTACATCAAGGCCCCGCGGGTGGTGCTCTAG
- a CDS encoding asparagine synthase C-terminal domain-containing protein has protein sequence MSSTGADGRVEFYLDGWVEMDGRRLSKEEVQAAFGADPLAPTLFGGEFFLRYGEWTARDRFGIRDGPSPAGTLTRYGEVVGEVDPAHPAGDLEAAILTAVELRATDDTAVALSGGVDSALVAALAQRPAVVVGLEDSHDRRLALALAAACGIECDAVTVTVPEVEEALREAVALLGTPNPVDASIAATEIFVARWARDRGYPWMLTGQGADELFGGYARYLKSPDLAAELERDRLDLPRQVARDRAVASSYGTAFSPPYLDLRVAAAARAIPAASLIEGGVRKRPLRTVAERHIPLEFAAAEKKAMQYGSGIWKTIQKLARRQGCRRVADYLQMLGEEER, from the coding sequence ATGAGCAGCACAGGAGCGGACGGCAGGGTCGAATTTTACCTCGACGGATGGGTGGAGATGGACGGCCGCCGCCTCTCTAAAGAGGAGGTGCAGGCGGCCTTCGGCGCCGACCCTCTCGCCCCCACCCTCTTTGGCGGGGAGTTTTTCCTGAGGTACGGCGAGTGGACGGCGCGGGACCGCTTCGGGATCAGGGACGGCCCCTCGCCGGCCGGCACGCTCACCCGCTATGGCGAGGTCGTCGGCGAAGTCGACCCGGCCCACCCGGCAGGCGACCTGGAGGCCGCAATCCTCACCGCCGTCGAACTCAGGGCGACCGACGACACCGCCGTCGCCCTCTCCGGTGGGGTGGACTCCGCACTCGTCGCCGCCCTTGCGCAAAGGCCGGCCGTCGTCGTCGGGCTCGAAGACTCCCACGACCGCCGCCTGGCCCTCGCCCTCGCCGCGGCCTGCGGGATCGAGTGCGACGCCGTGACCGTCACCGTGCCCGAGGTCGAAGAAGCGCTCCGCGAGGCCGTCGCTCTCCTCGGCACCCCAAACCCCGTCGACGCCTCCATCGCCGCGACCGAGATCTTCGTCGCAAGGTGGGCGCGGGACCGCGGCTACCCCTGGATGCTCACCGGCCAGGGCGCCGACGAACTCTTCGGCGGGTATGCACGGTACCTCAAAAGCCCTGATCTCGCCGCAGAACTCGAACGCGACCGTCTCGACCTTCCCCGCCAGGTGGCCAGGGACCGGGCGGTGGCCTCCTCTTATGGTACTGCATTCTCGCCCCCGTACCTCGACCTGCGCGTGGCGGCGGCGGCCCGCGCCATCCCCGCGGCCTCCCTCATCGAGGGGGGCGTGCGCAAACGACCCCTGAGAACGGTCGCGGAACGGCACATTCCTCTCGAATTCGCCGCGGCGGAGAAGAAAGCGATGCAGTACGGCAGCGGGATCTGGAAGACGATCCAGAAACTCGCACGTCGCCAGGGTTGTCGCCGTGTTGCCGACTACCTGCAAATGCTGGGCGAAGAGGAACGCTGA